The Streptococcaceae bacterium ESL0729 genome has a segment encoding these proteins:
- a CDS encoding ABC transporter ATP-binding protein has protein sequence MALLEVKNLTKNFGGLTAVSDVCISLESSELVGLIGPNGAGKTTLFNLLTGVYEPSEGSVELDGRVLNGLPPYKFAQAGLGRTFQNIRLFKDLSVLDNVLIALGAKKKKHFLASLLRLPIYYKVDEELVAKAQELLKIFNLQDKQDIPASKLPYGEQRKLEIVRALATDPKILFLDEPAAGMNPQETAELTGLIKEIQEKFGITIVLIEHDMGLVMDVCQRIYVLEYGRMIAEGKPEEIKNNKRVIEAYLGGEA, from the coding sequence ATGGCACTTCTTGAAGTAAAAAATTTAACAAAAAACTTTGGTGGCCTAACTGCCGTAAGTGACGTTTGTATCAGCCTTGAAAGCTCTGAATTAGTTGGTCTGATTGGACCTAATGGAGCTGGAAAAACGACCCTTTTTAATCTATTAACTGGTGTCTATGAGCCCAGCGAAGGTAGTGTCGAGCTTGATGGCCGCGTCTTAAATGGTCTTCCTCCCTATAAGTTTGCTCAGGCTGGCTTAGGTAGGACCTTCCAGAATATTCGTTTGTTTAAAGACCTTTCAGTCTTAGATAATGTTTTGATTGCCCTTGGTGCCAAAAAGAAGAAGCATTTTCTGGCCAGCCTTTTACGTCTTCCAATTTATTATAAGGTTGATGAGGAGCTTGTCGCTAAAGCTCAAGAGCTTTTGAAAATTTTTAACCTGCAGGACAAGCAAGATATTCCAGCTAGTAAATTACCCTACGGGGAACAAAGAAAGCTTGAGATTGTTCGTGCCCTTGCGACTGACCCTAAAATTTTATTTTTAGATGAGCCTGCAGCTGGGATGAACCCCCAGGAAACAGCCGAATTGACTGGTCTGATTAAGGAAATTCAGGAAAAATTTGGGATTACAATCGTCTTAATCGAGCATGATATGGGACTTGTAATGGATGTTTGCCAAAGAATCTATGTACTTGAATATGGTAGGATGATTGCAGAAGGTAAACCAGAAGAAATTAAGAATAATAAAAGAGTTATTGAAGCTTATCTAGGAGGTGAAGCCTAA
- a CDS encoding ABC transporter ATP-binding protein — protein sequence MLEVKDLSVYYGVIQAVSDVNFKVNEGEIVSLIGANGAGKTTILHTISGLVRPKNGIITFEGQEIQKTAPQRIVSSGLCQVPEGRHVFPGLTVLENLEMGAYLKKDREENARNLKKVFSRFPRLEERKNQDASTLSGGEQQMLAMGRALMGTPKLLLLDEPSMGLAPIFIQEIFDIIQDIQKQGTTVLLIEQNANKALAISDRGYVLETGKVVLAGTGKELLESDEVRKAYLGG from the coding sequence ATGTTAGAGGTTAAGGACTTATCTGTCTATTATGGCGTGATCCAGGCTGTAAGTGATGTAAATTTTAAGGTTAACGAGGGTGAGATTGTTTCCCTGATTGGAGCTAACGGGGCTGGTAAAACAACCATTCTCCATACGATTTCAGGTCTTGTCCGCCCTAAAAATGGGATTATAACCTTTGAAGGGCAGGAAATTCAAAAAACTGCCCCACAAAGGATTGTATCCTCAGGCCTTTGTCAGGTACCAGAAGGACGTCATGTCTTTCCTGGACTTACCGTCCTTGAAAATCTTGAGATGGGTGCCTACCTTAAAAAGGACCGGGAAGAAAATGCCCGCAATCTTAAGAAAGTGTTCTCTCGTTTCCCACGTTTGGAAGAGCGTAAGAATCAAGATGCATCAACCTTGTCAGGTGGGGAGCAGCAGATGCTTGCTATGGGTCGTGCCCTTATGGGAACACCTAAGCTATTATTGCTAGATGAGCCGTCAATGGGTCTTGCACCAATCTTCATTCAAGAGATTTTTGATATAATTCAAGATATTCAAAAGCAAGGAACAACCGTTCTTTTGATTGAGCAAAATGCCAATAAGGCCTTGGCTATCTCTGACCGAGGCTATGTTTTAGAGACAGGGAAAGTTGTTTTAGCAGGTACGGGTAAAGAACTTTTAGAAAGTGACGAAGTACGTAAGGCATATCTTGGAGGCTAA